Proteins from a genomic interval of Acidobacteriota bacterium:
- a CDS encoding DUF445 family protein, with translation MNLTRLALDLSPLVIATLHGYAAAWLAVKMLFRPRHPIYLFGKKLPFTPGLLPSERDRFVDTLAGIVAERLLTAEVISQELNALRLEEEVEVLARHRYSERSQPEALIQVISTQLMGVLNRLKTSAEAQHQLAQEARLFLERQIEREYSPAVRYASRFLLSEDLMFRTIHFVIQDVTSRLSDSITIRTILRQTIAQLPEAVFQGEYPLQKRVVQDLVGQLTSRLDFKGIIKRRFDTFSNEIFEQIMYESAGREIRGIMQFGTVVGFMIGAVQTLVNLVQYLW, from the coding sequence ATGAATCTCACCCGCCTTGCGCTTGATTTAAGCCCATTGGTGATTGCAACCCTGCACGGCTATGCGGCTGCCTGGCTGGCCGTGAAAATGCTGTTTCGTCCCCGGCATCCAATCTATCTCTTTGGGAAAAAATTGCCTTTCACCCCAGGATTGCTGCCGAGTGAACGTGACCGGTTTGTGGATACCCTGGCTGGAATCGTTGCGGAACGACTTCTCACCGCTGAAGTGATTAGTCAGGAATTAAATGCTTTACGGCTTGAAGAAGAAGTCGAGGTTTTAGCCCGTCATCGCTATTCGGAACGCTCGCAACCAGAGGCATTGATCCAGGTCATCAGCACTCAATTAATGGGCGTACTGAACCGGTTAAAAACCTCGGCTGAAGCTCAGCACCAACTGGCTCAGGAAGCTCGCTTGTTCCTGGAGCGCCAAATCGAGCGTGAATATAGTCCAGCAGTAAGATATGCGAGTCGGTTCCTATTGAGCGAAGATCTGATGTTCCGAACCATCCATTTTGTGATCCAGGATGTCACATCCCGGCTTTCAGATAGCATTACGATTCGAACCATTCTGCGGCAAACCATTGCCCAACTCCCTGAGGCGGTGTTTCAAGGTGAATATCCACTCCAAAAACGGGTCGTTCAGGATTTAGTTGGGCAATTAACCAGCCGGCTTGATTTTAAAGGAATTATTAAACGGCGATTTGATACGTTCTCAAACGAAATTTTTGAACAGATCATGTACGAATCAGCCGGGCGTGAAATCCGAGGGATTATGCAGTTTGGAACGGTGGTAGGATTCATGATTGGAGCGGTCCAAACGCTGGTGAATCTGGTGCAGTACCTCTGGTAA